Sequence from the Nitrospiria bacterium genome:
GCTGGATGACCGGGGGTGCTTTGAAGAGGTGTACAAAGCAAATCAAAAAGATCTCACAGAGGAAAAAATTCACGATTTAATTCGACGAAAAGCAAAATATTATGAACAGGCCATACAGGAAAATCTCACCTATTTTCCCGGGGTCGTGGATTTCATTAAACAGTCGGACTTGCGTTATAAATTAGCAATGACATCAGGGGCTTTACGCTCTGAAATAAATTTGATATTAAAAAAAGCAGATCTTCTTTCTCTTTTTCCGGTCATTATCAGTGCAGATGATGTTCTGGAGGGAAAACCCGATCCGGAAGGGTTTCAAAAAGCGCTTTACGCTCTCAACCTAAAGGTTCCACGATTTGCCCCTGGAATTCGCGCTAAAGAATGCTTGGTAATTGAAGACTCATGGGCCGGAGTGGATGCGGCTCACGGAGCGGGAATGAAATGTTTGGCCGTCACCAACAGTTATCCGAAAGAAAAATTAAACAAAGCGGAAAAAATCGTTTCCACCCTTGAAAATCTTCAATTTGAAGAGTTGGAAAAGCTCTTCCCCGAATAACCCCCCAAACATAGGGTTTAAGAGCCTGTCCGACAAACCCCTATTTTTCACTTTGCGGTCATGCTGCTTTTCTGTAAAATAGAGCTTCATAATCAACCGATGGAGGGCTGTTATGGGCTATCATTTTCGGCCGTATGCACAAGAGCAGATGTATTTGATG
This genomic interval carries:
- a CDS encoding HAD family phosphatase — encoded protein: MLKALIFDFNGIIADDEPIHLQMFQKVLKEETITLTKKDYYDIYLGLDDRGCFEEVYKANQKDLTEEKIHDLIRRKAKYYEQAIQENLTYFPGVVDFIKQSDLRYKLAMTSGALRSEINLILKKADLLSLFPVIISADDVLEGKPDPEGFQKALYALNLKVPRFAPGIRAKECLVIEDSWAGVDAAHGAGMKCLAVTNSYPKEKLNKAEKIVSTLENLQFEELEKLFPE